The Erpetoichthys calabaricus chromosome 5, fErpCal1.3, whole genome shotgun sequence genome has a segment encoding these proteins:
- the rbp4l gene encoding retinol binding protein 4, like, with amino-acid sequence MDYSKFILLVVVLSYIEECLSDNCVVDSFKVKGDFDPKRYAGKWYALAKKSPDGLFLQDNISAEYTVDDDGTMTASSKGRVKLFGFWVVCADMAAQYTVPDPTTPAKMFMNYQGLASYLSSGGDNYWVIDTDYDNYAITYACRSVKDDGTCEDGYSLIFSRNPRGLTPAIQRLVRQKQEEICMAGQFEPVLQSGAC; translated from the exons ATGGACTACTCAAAGTTCATCTTACTTGTTGTTGTCCTTTCCTATATTGAGGAATGTTTGTCTGACAATTGTGTAGTGGACAGTTTCAAAGTAAAAGGTGACTTCGATCCAAAAAgg TATGCAGGTAAATGGTATGCCCTGGCAAAGAAGAGTCCGGATGGGCTGTTCCTTCAGGACAATATTTCAGCCGAGTATACTGTTGATGATGATGGTACAATGACTGCTTCCTCCAAAGGAAGAGTGAAACTTTTTgg ATTTTGGGTTGTCTGTGCAGATATGGCTGCTCAGTATACAGTTCCTGACCCAACAACTCCAGCCAAGATGTTTATGAACTACCAGGGTTTAGCAAGCTACCTCTCCAGTGGAG GAGATAACTATTGGGTGATTGACACAGACTATGACAACTATGCTATTACATATGCCTGCCGCAGTGTCAAGGATGATGGGACATGTGAAGATGGTTATTCTCTAATCTTCTCCCGCAATCCCCGTGGACTCACACCAGCCATTCAGCGCCTTGTTCGCCAGAAACAAGAGGAAATCTGTATGGCTGGCCAGTTTGAGCCAGTGTTGCAGTCTG GGGCCTGCTGA